From the genome of Halococcus agarilyticus:
CCCGGGTGTAGGGATGGGAGGGCCGTTCGAAGATGTCGTACACGTCGCCCCGCTCCATCACCTTCCCCGCGTACATCACGACCACGCGATCGGCGATCTCGGCCACGACGCCGAGGTCGTGAGTGACGAAGAGGACGCTCATGTGGAACTCCTCCTGGAGGTCGGCGATCAGTGCGAGGATCTGAGCCTGGATCGTGACGTCCAAGGCGGTCGTCGGCTCGTCGGCGATCAGGAGATCGGGGTTCGCGGCGAGCGCCATCGCCACCACCACGCGCTGTTTCATCCCACCCGAGAACTCGTGGGGGTAGTCGTCGAACCGAGCGGCGGCCTCCGGGATCCCGACCCGATCGAGCAGATCGATCGCGTGCTCTTTCGCCCCCGCGTCCGAAACGGTGTGGTCGTGGAGTTCGATCGCCTCCACGATCTGCCACCCCACGGTGTAGACGGGGTTGAGCGCGCCCTGGGGGTTCTGGAAGACGTGCCCGATCCGACCGCCACGGACCTCCCGGAGCTCCTTTTCGGTGAGCTTCGTCAGGTCCTCGCCGTCGAACAGCACCTCGCCGCCGGCGATCTCGCCCGGAGGGCTCTGGATGAGTTTCGTGAGCGATTCGCTCGCGACCGTCTTGCCCGAGCCGGACTCGCCGACGATACACACCGTCTCGCCGCGGGCGACGTCGAAGCTCACGCCGTCGACCGCGCGAACGGTGCCCTCGTCGGTGTGGAACTGCGTCCGGAGGTCTCGAACCGAGAGCAGTGATTCGTCTTGCATCATTCGGTCTCCTGTCGTGGGTCGAGCGCGTCGCGCAGCGCGTCCCCGAGGAAGTTAAAGGAGAGGATCGTGAGAAACAGGAACACGCCGGGAATGGTCGAGATCCACCACGCGTCGCTGAGCTCGCCTCGTCCCGCCGCGATCGTCTGTCCCCACGAGTACACCGTCGGATCGCCGAGTCCGAGGAAGGAGAGCCCAGCCTCGGCGAGGATCAGGAAGGGGATGTTGAGCGTCGCGGCCGTGATGATGGAGTTCGAGACGTTCGGGACGATATGTCGCCGGATCACGTGATAGGTGCTTCCGCCGGCGCTTTTGGCCGCCTTGATGTACGCCTCCTCGTTGCGCTGGAGCGCCTCGCTTCGGATGATCCGGGCGTACCCACCCCACCCCGTGAGGCCGAAGATCACGATCAACAGGAAGAGGCTGCCGCCGTAGAGGTAGACGAGGATCAGAAAGAGGAAGAACGTCGGGAAGGTGAGCTGGATGTCGA
Proteins encoded in this window:
- a CDS encoding ABC transporter ATP-binding protein — protein: MQDESLLSVRDLRTQFHTDEGTVRAVDGVSFDVARGETVCIVGESGSGKTVASESLTKLIQSPPGEIAGGEVLFDGEDLTKLTEKELREVRGGRIGHVFQNPQGALNPVYTVGWQIVEAIELHDHTVSDAGAKEHAIDLLDRVGIPEAAARFDDYPHEFSGGMKQRVVVAMALAANPDLLIADEPTTALDVTIQAQILALIADLQEEFHMSVLFVTHDLGVVAEIADRVVVMYAGKVMERGDVYDIFERPSHPYTRALLRCLPGRGTPMGSIDGTLPDPTDPPEGCRFNPRCEHAIDDCRVGDQPELYPVDGTDDHRVSCVHYGPSGDPSVVRESEPAGETDTGLADGGAVRGGVGAETAEGTESREADDE